The genomic window TGTCTGTCGTCAGAGCGAGTCGATCGCCCAATGTGGCAACCCGCTGCTATTGGTCGGCCCGACAGGCTGCGGCAAAACGGCTTTGGCGATGACGATCGCCTGCCATGAACTGATGTTGGCTGGCGACGAGGACGATCCTGCATCGATGCTCTACCTGGCGGCGGCCGATTTCGCTCGCAACTATGCCAATGCGGTCAGCGCTGACGATTTAGAGCATTTTCGCAATCACATCGCTTCGGCCGATTTATTGCTGATCGACGACATCCACACGATTGTCGATAAAGTGCCGGCGCAGGAAGAATTGGCGGCCCGCATCGAAGCCCGGGTGCGAGCGGCCGCGCCGACGATCGTCACCTGTCGCCGTTTGCCTTCGGAGCTGCGAGGGATTCGGCCGTTGTTGGCCAGCCGGATGTTGCCCGGCTTAACCGTGCCCTTGGCCTTGCCGAGCGGCGATGCGCGTCGCGAAATCGTTTGGCGATTGTGTCAGCAAGCCGAATTGGAAATCGATGTCGACTGGGTGGACGTGCTGTGCCGCAGCTTGCCCGAGGACTTTTCGGCCCCACGCCTGGCCGCGGTGGTCAATCATCTGCGACTGTTGTCCGAACACGGCGACGCGCTGGATGCTCCGGCCATCCGTTCGGCCATCGACGCGGTCTGCGGCGGCAGTGAACCGACGATCGCTTCGATCGCCAAAGCCGTGGCGCGGCGATTCAAACTGAAAACGTCGGAACTGAAAAGCAGCACGCGGCGGCAGCAGGTCGTCCGCGCCCGCTCGCTGGCGATGTACCTGGGCCGCCAGCTGACCGAATCCAGTTTCCAACAGATCGGTGAATATTTCGGCGGCCGTGACCACTCCACGGTGCTGCACGCCTGCCGCAAGACCGAAGCCCTGTTGGTGAGTAACAGCCAGTTAAGCCAAACGGCCGACGAAGTCAGCGAACAGCTGCGTTCGGCCAGTTGAGACGCGCGTGGGGACGCGAGCCATCGTAGCTACGCTCGCCAGAGCGTGGATCGAACGGCATAGGAATTGGCACTTTACCCTCCCTCTGGACGTGAAGTGTATTAATGACGGATTCACTTCACTCTCCCTCTGGGAGAGTCGAGCGTCAGCGAGGAGAGGGCGACCCCGCCGCCGCAAAAGAACCTGCCCGCTCGTTCCTCGCGACCCTCCCGAGGGAGAGTGATTGCTATTCGCTCAGGCAGGGCGTCCAAAGTCTGGCGACTTCGGCTACTGAAAAATGAAAAATTCCGGCTGTGGATAATGCGTCGATTTGTTGTTCACGCTTGGGCGGCGTCCGCTGCGCGACTTGCCGGCCAAACAAACGGTTGTCGGAAAGCCTCCACATTCCGACAGCCTCCGACCGTTTCTCGACCCCTGCGCAACGCCTTATCCACTGCCTGACAAAAATCGCAACCCTTTGCCTCCCAATGCGTTAGATCGCCTACCAGAGCGTTTCCGACGATTTTGGCCATCGCATTCCTACGTCTACGGTTTTATTTAATAAGAGAGAAGAGAGCAGCAGACAGCCAAGCAGGTGATTGCCATGGGCGAGTTGGGGTTTCGGGCATTGGACGGCTGTATTGGTGGCCGAATTGCGATACAACTTGGCAACTAAGCATCGGACAGCGTAAACGAGACCCACGATGAAAATCATTTGCGAACGAGAACCTTTGGCGGCTGCGTTTCAATTGGCTGCCAGCGTCGCCCCGGCACGTTCCCCCAAAGAGATCCTGCAGAACGTCAAATTAACGGTTGCCGACAACGTGGCGACGTTTACCGCTACGGATATGGAAGTTGGCATTCGATTGGAAATGGTCGAAGGCTTGGAGGTCGAAACCGATGGGGCGGCCCTGCTGCCGGTGGCCCGGACCAACGCCATTTTGCGGGAAAGCAGCGACGAGAAGATCACCATCGAAACCGATGACTCGGGCGTCAAAATCCTGGGCAGCCGCAGCAAGTTCCGCTTGCCCGGTGCCAATCCCGACGAATTCCCGCGGGTCGTTGGCTTTGACGAAGAATCCTATCACGAGATTCCCGTGCGGTTGTTCCGGCAGATGGTCAAGCGAACCGTGTTCGCCACCGATGCCGAATCCAGCCGCTATGCCCTCGGCGGGGTACTGCTGGAGCTGGACGGAGAGTCCGTGTTGGCGGTCGGGACCGATGGACGACGGTTGGCAAGAATGCAAGGCACCGGCACCTCGGTCGGGGACCACAAGACCACCGGGACCAGCACGATCGTGCCGACCCGGGCGATCCAGTTGATGGAACGAGCCGTCTCGGACCAGGACGAAACGGTCCAATTGGCCGCTCGGGCCAACGACCTGCTGCTGCGAACCAGCCGCTGCACGATCTATTCGCGGTTGGTCGAAGGCCGCTATCCCAATTGGCGACAGGTGTTCCCCCAACGCGAAAACGCTTCGCAGATCGACATGACGGTGGGTCCGTTGTTTGCCGCCTTGCGACAGGCCGCGATCGTGACCGATCAAGAAAGTCGTGGCATCGATTTCACGTTTGCCGACGGCACGTTGACGATGGAAGCCAACACGGCCGAAATCGGTGAGTCGCAGGTGGAGTTGCCGATCGCTTACGATGGCGAATCGGTGACCCTGACGATGGACCATCGCTTCGTCGCGGACTTCTGCAAAGTGTTGGACGCCGAGAGCGGATTCATTTTGGAAATCGAAACCAGCGGCTCCCCTGCCCTGCTCAGTACCGAAGACGGCTACGGGTATGTGATCATGCCGATGGCCCGCGACCGCTAATCCCCTCTTCGCAGCGAGCCATTGCGATGGCCAAAGCCAAAGCCAACGACCACTACTCGGACGATCGACGCAATTCGAAATACCCGCGAAAAATCGGGTCGATCGTCAATCAGTTGATCGCCCGCCGCGGCTACGCTCAAGTCACCGCCAACGAACAGCTGCAACAGGTGGTCGGCGAAGCGGTTGGCAAAGACTTGGCGGCCACGGTTCGCGTGGGCAATCTCAAACGCGGCGTGTTGGAACTGTATGCGTCGGATTCGGTGACGATGCAGGAATTAACTTTTTTGAAACGTAAGATCCTCCGCAGTATCAACAAAGCGATGCCCGATGGGGGCGTCAAAAATCTGCGGTTTCGTATCAGTGGGAGTGGATAAGCGATGCTGGACCTGTTCGACAAAATTGAAGAAGCCAAAGCCGCGATCGAGCAGGTTTGGGATCAACGCCCGCGAGCTGCGATCATTTTGGGAACCGGTCTGGGCGGCTTGGTCGAAGACATCGAAGTCCAAGCCACGATCGCTTACGAAGACATTCCCCACTTCCCCAAATCCACCGCGACCAGCCATCGCGGTCGCTTGGTGTGTGGCATGTTGCAGGGGATTCCCGTGGTCGCCATGGAAGGTCGCTTCCACATGTACGAAGGCTACCCGCTGAAACAGATCACTCTGCCGGTGCGGGTGTTCAAAGCACTGGGTGCCGAGCTGTTGGTGGTCTCCAACGCCTGTGGTGGCTTGAATCCGTACTTCCAGTCCGGCGACATCATGGTCATCGAAGACCAGATCAACCTGATGGGCGACAACCCGTTGATCGGCATCAATGATGATCGCTTGGGGCCGCGGTTCCCCGACATGTGTGAACCCTACGATCAGCAGCTGGTCGACCGCGTGTTGGATGTCGCTCGGCGAGAAAACATCCCGGCCCACAAAGGCGTGTTTGTGGCCGTGGCGGGACCCAACTTGGAGACCCGCGCGGAGTACCGGTTTTTGCGGACGATCGGCGCTGACGTAGTGGGCATGAGCACGGTTCCGGAAGTCATCGTGGCGGTGCACAGCGGGCTGAAAGTGGTGGGCTTGTCGGTCGTTACCGACATGTGCCTTCCCGACGTCCTGCAGCCGGTGAACGTGGAAGAGATCATCGCCACGGCCAATCGCGCCGAACCGCATCTGAGAACGCTGGTCCGAGGAGCGATCAACACGCTGGCGGAAATCCGGTTGGCATAAGGTATGTCCCTTCGTAGCCGAACTCGCCAGAGTTTGAAACGCTCCAGGGCCGGATTTCCAAAGTCTTGGCGACTTCGGCTACCAAGCGGTCAGCCTGGAAAGGCTAACGTACGGGATTTTCCAGCTTTTCAAGGTTTGACGGGTGGGTACAATGGAATGCCCCCATGCTCCGTTACCACAACGGCCCCGCCTTTCCCTGCTGGATGACTATGAGCTCGCTTTTGCGGACAATCTATGGAATTCTCACCCCATTCGTAGCTACGCTCGCCAGAGCGTGGGGCCAGGCGCCGGGCGTACGGCAGGGCATCCACCGTCTGGCGACGGTAGCTACGGTGTGCGTGGCGATTGCTGCGTTGCTGGCTGCCACATCGGCCTCCGCAGCCGACTCCCATGCTCCATCGGCCGCCGTTCCCGAATCCGTTCGCGTATTCCTCGAAAACAACTGCCTCGACTGTCACGAGGGCGAACACGCCGAAGCCAATTTTGACGTCACGGCGCTGAGCGACGAAGTCAACGCGGACAATCTGCAACGCTGGGTCCGCTCGTTCGATCGCGTGCACGCTGGCGAAATGCCTCCGGCCGATGCCGAGCCGCCGGCCGCCGATGATCGTCAAGCGTTCTTGCGGGACTCGGCCGCTTGGCTGAAAGCTTTTCAGAACGAACAGACCGCGCGGATCGGTCGCGTCCAGGCGCGGCGGCTGACCAACCTGCAACTCGAACGCTCCCTGCATGCCGTGTTGGGCGTCGATATTCCGCTTGCCAAACAACTTCCCGATGAACCCCGCAGCGGCGGCTTCACCACCGTCGCCGACGGGCAGTCGATGTCTCACTTCCAACTGGAACAACATCTGCAAATCGTCGATACGGCTTTGGACGAAGCCTTTCGGCGGGCCACCGGCGCTGATGCCCAAGACGACGAACGCCGCGAGCTATCGGCGCGAAAAGTCGCTCGTCAAAACCCGCGGCGACGATGTCGTGAACCGGAGATGATCGGCGAGGACGCGGTGGTCTGGTCCAGCAACTTGACCTTCTATGGTCGCTTGCCCGCCACGACGGCGAAGCACGATGGTTGGTATCGTTTTAAAATTCGCGCGTCGGCCTTGAAGAAACCCGATGACCACGGCGTGTGGTGCAGCGTGCGAACC from Roseimaritima ulvae includes these protein-coding regions:
- a CDS encoding DnaA/Hda family protein yields the protein MTIDTIELKQPDLSHRRGRRSQSSWLLSDFVTGQENAFAAFVCRQSESIAQCGNPLLLVGPTGCGKTALAMTIACHELMLAGDEDDPASMLYLAAADFARNYANAVSADDLEHFRNHIASADLLLIDDIHTIVDKVPAQEELAARIEARVRAAAPTIVTCRRLPSELRGIRPLLASRMLPGLTVPLALPSGDARREIVWRLCQQAELEIDVDWVDVLCRSLPEDFSAPRLAAVVNHLRLLSEHGDALDAPAIRSAIDAVCGGSEPTIASIAKAVARRFKLKTSELKSSTRRQQVVRARSLAMYLGRQLTESSFQQIGEYFGGRDHSTVLHACRKTEALLVSNSQLSQTADEVSEQLRSAS
- the dnaN gene encoding DNA polymerase III subunit beta, whose product is MKIICEREPLAAAFQLAASVAPARSPKEILQNVKLTVADNVATFTATDMEVGIRLEMVEGLEVETDGAALLPVARTNAILRESSDEKITIETDDSGVKILGSRSKFRLPGANPDEFPRVVGFDEESYHEIPVRLFRQMVKRTVFATDAESSRYALGGVLLELDGESVLAVGTDGRRLARMQGTGTSVGDHKTTGTSTIVPTRAIQLMERAVSDQDETVQLAARANDLLLRTSRCTIYSRLVEGRYPNWRQVFPQRENASQIDMTVGPLFAALRQAAIVTDQESRGIDFTFADGTLTMEANTAEIGESQVELPIAYDGESVTLTMDHRFVADFCKVLDAESGFILEIETSGSPALLSTEDGYGYVIMPMARDR
- a CDS encoding DUF721 domain-containing protein; this translates as MAKAKANDHYSDDRRNSKYPRKIGSIVNQLIARRGYAQVTANEQLQQVVGEAVGKDLAATVRVGNLKRGVLELYASDSVTMQELTFLKRKILRSINKAMPDGGVKNLRFRISGSG
- a CDS encoding purine-nucleoside phosphorylase; translation: MLDLFDKIEEAKAAIEQVWDQRPRAAIILGTGLGGLVEDIEVQATIAYEDIPHFPKSTATSHRGRLVCGMLQGIPVVAMEGRFHMYEGYPLKQITLPVRVFKALGAELLVVSNACGGLNPYFQSGDIMVIEDQINLMGDNPLIGINDDRLGPRFPDMCEPYDQQLVDRVLDVARRENIPAHKGVFVAVAGPNLETRAEYRFLRTIGADVVGMSTVPEVIVAVHSGLKVVGLSVVTDMCLPDVLQPVNVEEIIATANRAEPHLRTLVRGAINTLAEIRLA